The proteins below come from a single Clostridia bacterium genomic window:
- a CDS encoding pyridoxamine 5'-phosphate oxidase family protein, protein MQEVYEFLKKCETYYLATVEGDQPRVRPFGTVNIFEGKLYIQTGKVKQVSKQLQANPKAEICAFADGKWLRVSGKLIRDDRIEAKKDMLDKYPSLKGMYSAEDNNTEVLYFKDATATFYSFTEAPKVIKF, encoded by the coding sequence ATGCAAGAAGTTTATGAGTTTTTAAAAAAATGCGAAACATATTATTTGGCCACGGTAGAAGGAGATCAGCCCAGAGTAAGACCGTTTGGTACAGTAAATATTTTTGAAGGCAAACTTTATATACAAACAGGCAAGGTAAAGCAGGTATCCAAGCAGCTTCAAGCCAATCCAAAAGCAGAGATCTGTGCTTTTGCTGATGGAAAATGGCTAAGAGTATCAGGCAAGCTTATTAGAGATGACAGAATAGAAGCAAAAAAAGATATGCTGGATAAATATCCAAGCCTTAAAGGTATGTATTCTGCAGAAGATAACAACACCGAAGTTCTCTATTTTAAAGATGCAACAGCCACGTTTTATTCATTTACCGAAGCGCCTAAGGTAATTAAATTTTAA